One Streptomyces sp. 840.1 genomic window, CTCCACCACGCCGGGGCGGGCGACCGCCGGAGGGGGCAGCAGCGCGACGCCCAGGCCGGCCGCGACCAGGCCGCGCAGCGTCTCGGCCTCCTCGCCCTCGAACGCGATACGGGGTACGAAGCCCGCCTCCGCGCAGAGGTCGTCGGTGATGCGGCGCAGCCCGTAGCCCGGTTCCAGGGTGACGAACGTCTCGTCGGCGGCCTCTGCCAGGCGGACCCGACGGCGGCCGGCCAGCCGGTGGTCGTCGGGTACGACCAGGCGCAGCCGCTGCTCGTCCAGGCGCCGGGCGACCAGGTCCGGGGCGTCCGGGACGGGTGAGGTGAGGCAGAGGTCGAGGCCGCCCGCGCGCAGGCGTTCGATCATGGCCTCGCCGTAGTTCTGGACGAGCTGGAAGCGGACCCGGGGGTGGTCGGCGCGGAAGGCGCGGATCAGGGCCGGGACGGTCTCCGAGCCCATGGTGTGGAGGAAGCCGAAGGCGACCTTGCCCGCGGTCGGGTCGGCGTCCGCCCGTACCGAGTCGGCGGCCTTCTCCACCTCCGCGAGGGCCCGCTCGGCCGAGCCGAGGAAGGTGCGGCCGGCGGGGGTGAGGGAGACGGTACGGCCCTTGCGGGCGAACAGCGCCACTCCCAGGTCCTGTTCGAGCCTGACCATGGCGCGCGAGAGCGTGGACTGCGGGACGCCGAGTTCGTGCGCGGCGCGGGTGACGTGTTCGTGGCGGGCGACCGCCTCGAAGTAGGCGAGGCGCGGCGCGAGGACCGCGCGGATGTCTTCTTCGTAACTACTCGGTGACAGCCGCGGCTGTGAGCTGTGCTGATGCGCCATGGGATTGATTATCGCCCGTTTGTGCATTGGACGCATGAAACTGCGCGGCCTACGTTCATGGCATGCCTCCCGCCAGTACCGGGGCGTCCACCCTGATCGTGGCCGCCTCGACCCAGTCGTCCCCTGCCACCGCCGCAACCGCCGCCGAGACCGCCACCGCGGACCGGCTGGAGCCCGGTGGGCCCGGCTA contains:
- a CDS encoding LysR family transcriptional regulator — protein: MAHQHSSQPRLSPSSYEEDIRAVLAPRLAYFEAVARHEHVTRAAHELGVPQSTLSRAMVRLEQDLGVALFARKGRTVSLTPAGRTFLGSAERALAEVEKAADSVRADADPTAGKVAFGFLHTMGSETVPALIRAFRADHPRVRFQLVQNYGEAMIERLRAGGLDLCLTSPVPDAPDLVARRLDEQRLRLVVPDDHRLAGRRRVRLAEAADETFVTLEPGYGLRRITDDLCAEAGFVPRIAFEGEEAETLRGLVAAGLGVALLPPPAVARPGVVELTVTAPRAAREIGVAWLDGHPDTPPVAAFKKFLLSRRGHLLPE